The Spea bombifrons isolate aSpeBom1 chromosome 4, aSpeBom1.2.pri, whole genome shotgun sequence genome segment tttattcataattgTTAGGGAATgattaattgtcacgtgacacaaaatcAGGCACCGACAGATTGTTGTCATAgagattatagaaaaaaaaaaggcttcctaaaagtttctgtgttggCTTTATTTGATGAAACCTTCAcagcaaataataaaagttttttttttggggggggtaatattttataggatccaaataatgttttgtctaagcggaacagcacatttaattaaaaacagtCGCGGGGATGAAAATACTGAACGAGAAATActgacacaaaaaaaactggtttcaaagtgaggaataaaaaaaaaataaaaaataaaaataaactggcAGCAGAATCTGAAAATTTgaaacattttctctttttttttttggattttgaaATGCCCAAGAGAAGGCACAGACCTTTTCTCACCTTTATTGCCATGGAGGTTAAAGCTTATATATACGTTTgctgaaattaaataaataagaacatcttataatatataaaacaatataaacatttatatgctACATgcatatcatataatttaaagtAATAATTTATATGTTGAAAAGATGCGGTTAGGATCGGCCTATTTTTCTCGATAACGCGCATACGCAGGAGGTGTCTATCCTTATCCATCTCCAGCCGACCAACTTATTGTTTTCTGAAGTCAATGCTCTTACGTAAGTCTGGGATGTCTTGCATTGGGAATTCCAATGTTTGTCGTCGATGCCTCGGCACCCGTTTTTTACGGGCCTAGCTTCCTTGCACCGCGTTTcgtaaaaatattgtttcacgGGAGAGTTCCCCGTTTTGATTTCCCCCAAGACAGTTACTTGATGTCCCCGAATGTCAACCGCGTTCGATTTGTCTGTGACCCATAAACTTTCGCTGTCACACACAGAATACTCTCCTCGGTGGCTTTTGTGATCCGCAAACCTCTTTCGTCTTGACGTTCTGTTTACTACTGCCGAATGCCCAACATAATCATCCATGAGGTACAAGGGTGGAGGTCCGAGAGGAAGACTATCGCTCAAAAGCACGCGTGGTGAGTTGTAACGTCTCTGCCTTTGCTGTTTTAATAGTTCTGCTTCTAATGAGATGACTGGTTGGAACTCTTGTTTCACGTTGTCCACCACGTCCATGTCCAGAAGGATTTCTGCTTTCGGCATGGTACTTTGTTGATTTTCCTTTGTAGCCTCCACCTTGCTGggacttttatttttcaacaggTCGGCTTGCATAAGTTTAATAAAGAGAGAATTCATTGAGTTTTCCGGAAGATTCCTTTTATCCATGTTGGTAGCGTGAATGCCACAAAGATAAGGAAGAAACATCACACAAAACAGGATGGACATCACCCTATTCACCTGTAATAtctagaaagaagaagaagaaaaaaaaacattagggtCATAATATACAGCAAACTCCTTAATGGCCAAAAAAACTATGTTAAATAAtgatacatcttttttttttattcatcaaAAGGAACTGTGCTGAAAGGGCACCAAAATGGTGGTCAAGGTCTATGAGGAATCATGAGCTAAACACACATCATTGTCTCATGGATGACATCATCGAGTCAGAGCAGCTCTATTGTGCCTTTTTGTACcacttatttatacattaaggGTTTTCAACCTTCCATCCATTGACACCTATACATGAATTATGAAAAATGTCCAGAGCTGCTGGGGTTAGGGTGAGAGGTCTACCAGTAGCTGCATAATTCATGTGCCAAACACAGCATGTCTACCACTTTTGTAGTTTTGATAGCTTCTAGACTTCAGGAGAAACTGACACCCTGTAATTacatttccagaaaaaaacatatctaaaaaaaacGAGGATACCATCACTTCATACCATCAAATACCCCAAGCCGATACAGTATGCAGGCCTTCACAAAGCCAAGTCCTTAAATCACTGAGCTTTTGGGGACTCAGGAGAAATATCACTAATGGCATTGATGATTACAGTGAATGGCAAAGTCTCCGGCCCCACTGGAAAAAATGAAACTCCTTAGGCCTCCAGCGGCCCAGACAGGTGAGAGTTTTCAATGTTACCGTTAATTCACCTTTTTGATTAGAATAGGCAGGTTGTTATTCCGATTTCATGAGTGTTGGTCTCATAGGAATGTCAGTGATCAGCATCGTCCAAACCTCAGAATTATTTAATCAATATTATAATAAGAAAAGAGTCCTCACAGAGTGATCTAGACTCTGGCTGTAGACCCTATGAATGGTGGACCAAATACCATTTTATTGAGAATGCTCGCTTCAGCTACATGTTTTTATGTGGTCCAAATGACAAGATAGGATCTAGATTGTTCATAGTAAAAGTTTCTCATATTGTGTAGAGGAGGGAAGTTGATTTCTGCCCTTCTTCCCTGCCATTGGTAATCTAGAATACATTGTATCATAATGGAGCTACAGAGCTTACGACATTTGGCAAGTTGCTTAAA includes the following:
- the NTF3 gene encoding neurotrophin-3 isoform X1, whose product is MGKEEYLILQVNRVMSILFCVMFLPYLCGIHATNMDKRNLPENSMNSLFIKLMQADLLKNKSPSKVEATKENQQSTMPKAEILLDMDVVDNVKQEFQPVISLEAELLKQQRQRRYNSPRVLLSDSLPLGPPPLYLMDDYVGHSAVVNRTSRRKRFADHKSHRGEYSVCDSESLWVTDKSNAVDIRGHQVTVLGEIKTGNSPVKQYFYETRCKEARPVKNGCRGIDDKHWNSQCKTSQTYVRALTSENNKLVGWRWIRIDTSCVCALSRKIGRS
- the NTF3 gene encoding neurotrophin-3 isoform X2: MSILFCVMFLPYLCGIHATNMDKRNLPENSMNSLFIKLMQADLLKNKSPSKVEATKENQQSTMPKAEILLDMDVVDNVKQEFQPVISLEAELLKQQRQRRYNSPRVLLSDSLPLGPPPLYLMDDYVGHSAVVNRTSRRKRFADHKSHRGEYSVCDSESLWVTDKSNAVDIRGHQVTVLGEIKTGNSPVKQYFYETRCKEARPVKNGCRGIDDKHWNSQCKTSQTYVRALTSENNKLVGWRWIRIDTSCVCALSRKIGRS